A genomic region of Magnolia sinica isolate HGM2019 chromosome 6, MsV1, whole genome shotgun sequence contains the following coding sequences:
- the LOC131248961 gene encoding pathogenesis-related protein PR-4-like: MGSLRLCAALLLCILAAADAQSASNVRATYNLYNPSQIGWDLNRGSVYCATWDADKPLEWRQRYGWTAFCGPVGPTGQASCGQCLLVTNTRTGAQVTARIVDQCSNGGLDLDKAVFDQIDTDGNGNAQGNMIVNYQFVNCGD; encoded by the exons atgggttCTCTGAGGCTTTGTGCGGCACTCTTACTGTGCATTTTAGCAGCGGCCGATGCGCAGAGCGCGTCCAACGTGCGCGCGACGTACAATCTCTACAATCCGTCGCAGATCGGGTGGGACTTGAACAGAGGCAGCGTTTACTGCGCCACGTGGGACGCGGACAAGCCTCTCGAGTGGCGCCAGAGGTACGGATGGACCGCCTTCTGCGgacctgtgggccccactggccagGCCTCTTGTGGACAGTGCTTGTTG GTAACAAACACAAGGACAGGGGCCCAGGTGACAGCGAGGATTGTGGACCAATGTAGCAATGGAGGGCTGGATTTAGACAAGGCCGTCTTCGATCAGATCGACACCGATGGAAATGGCAATGCTCAAGGCAACATGATCGTTAACTACCAGTTCGTCAACTGTGGCGACTGA
- the LOC131248964 gene encoding F-box/LRR-repeat protein 17 isoform X1, whose protein sequence is MLPQQQHHPITPTNAAILAPLKRGKKRGSYNCGRCGLPKKGHSCHITTDPTVPPSLTPPPPRQQLRRSLSFDDDVDFAHVAAPSDEDEDMDDASSPSSACLAEVLRRLPPSALLSAAQVSREWRDCAKRVWRAAEELRLRVPSMSKVGFVGSVLRRCTGLVRLSLRMESDLDATMLACVAFSCPNLEALEISTGDSAINRITGDELGRFVAEKRCLSSLKIEGCTSLGFLSLCSTSLSTLWLSDLHSMSKMAFNCPNLKELSLDFSRQENDSTDLITMVDSFGRSCPRLRNIHIASIQLSHAVVLSLTSANLRGLRMLSLVLGSEITDASVAAITSSYANLELLDLSGSSISDSGIGMICNVLPRTLSRLLLALCPNVTSSGIQFAAAQLPLLQLIDCGMTICDPSVQNATIDENGNSGHELNNQQKVTNTKLHPMYQKLIIKHARLKKLSLWGCSGLDVCHHENISYCYALMQHMWAFICAAHEALYLNCPELNDLNLNSCTNLHPERLLLQCPSLQSVHASECPDKLVGAIQSQVFNDFAAEEDHFLRKRLADASKRVQVPHFVTPQSSDDEKGRRAWQPRCAVHID, encoded by the exons atgcTCCCGCAGCAGCAGCACCATCCCATCACTCCCACAAACGCGGCGATCCTCGCACCCCTCAAGCGCGGCAAGAAGCGCGGCAGCTACAACTGCGGCCGCTGCGGCCTCCCCAAAAAGGGCCATTCCTGCCACATTACCACCGATCCGACCGTCCCACCTTCCCTCACCCCTCCCCCTCCACGTCAGCAGCTCCGCCGCTCCCTCTCCTTCGACGATGATGTCGATTTCGCCCACGTAGCTGCACCGTCCGACGAGGACGAGGACATGGACGACGCCTCATCACCGTCCTCGGCCTGTCTGGCCGAGGTCCTGAGGCGACTCCCACCCTCGGCCCTGCTGTCGGCCGCGCAGGTCTCCAGGGAGTGGAGAGACTGCGCGAAACGCGTGTGGCGTGCGGCTGAGGAGCTTCGTTTGCGGGTCCCATCAATGTCGAAAGTAGGGTTTGTTGGATCGGTGCTCCGCAGGTGTACGGGACTTGTTAGACTCTCACTGAGGATGGAAAG TGATTTGGACGCGACAATGTTGGCATGTGTTGCATTCTCATGTCCAAATCTCGAAGCCTTGGAGATCAGTACGGGTGATTCTGCCATCAACCGGATTACCGG AGATGAATTGGGCCGTTTTGTTGCTGAGAAACGATGtctttcaagccttaaaattgaaGGGTGCACTAGCCTTGGCTTTCTCAGCCTATGTTCCACAAGTCTGTCAACGCTCTGGCTTTCGGACCTTCACTCCATGTCCAAAATG GCCTTCAACTGTCCTAATTTGAAGGAGCTTTCCCTTGATTTTTCCCGCCAAGAGAATGACTCTACTGATCTTATCACCATGGTGGATAGTTTTGGAAGGAGCTGCCCGAGATTGAGAAACATACATATTGCATCTATTCAACTGTCTCATGCTGTTGTGCTTTCTCTGACAAGTGCAAATTTGAG GGGCTTGCGCATGCTTTCATTGGTACTTGGTTCTGAAATCACAGATGCATCTGTGGCTGCAATCACTTCCAGCTATGCAAACCTGGAGTTGCTTGATCTGAGTGG ATCAAGCATCAGTGATAGCGGGATTGGAATGATCTGCAATGTTTTACCCCGTACATTGTCTAGACTACTACTTGCCCTTTGTCCTAACGTCACTTCAA GTGGCATACAATTTGCTGCAGCCCAACTGCCGCTTCTACAACTCATTGATTGTGGGATGACCATTTGCGACCCTAGTGTTCAAAACGCAACCATTGATGAAAATGGTAACTCTGGCCATGAACTAAATAATCAGCAGAAAGTAACCAACACCAAGCTACACCCAATGTACCAGAAGCTGATCATCAAACATGCGCGGTTGAAGAAGCTCAGCCTATGGGGTTGTTCTGGTTTGGATGTATGCCACCATGAAAATATTTCTTATTGCTATGCCCTCATGCAGCATATGTGGGCGTTCATCTGTGCTGCACATGAA GCTCTTTATCTGAATTGCCCGGAGCTTAACGACCTGAATCTCAATTCATGTACAAACTTGCATCCAG AGAGGTTGCTACTTCAGTGTCCCAGTCTTCAAAGTGTACATGCTTCTGAATGTCCAGATAAGTTGGTTGGGGCAATTCAAAGTCAG GTTTTCAATGATTTTGCTGCTGAGGAAGATCACTTTCTGCGGAAGCGATTGGCAGATGCTTCCAAGAGAGTGCAGGTTCCCCATTTTGTCACACCACAG TCATCTGATGATGAGAAGGGAAGGAGGGCCTGGCAACCAAGGTGTGCAGTGCACATTGACTGA
- the LOC131248964 gene encoding F-box/LRR-repeat protein 17 isoform X2: MLPQQQHHPITPTNAAILAPLKRGKKRGSYNCGRCGLPKKGHSCHITTDPTVPPSLTPPPPRQQLRRSLSFDDDVDFAHVAAPSDEDEDMDDASSPSSACLAEVLRRLPPSALLSAAQVSREWRDCAKRVWRAAEELRLRVPSMSKVGFVGSVLRRCTGLVRLSLRMESDLDATMLACVAFSCPNLEALEISTGDSAINRITGDELGRFVAEKRCLSSLKIEGCTSLGFLSLCSTSLSTLWLSDLHSMSKMAFNCPNLKELSLDFSRQENDSTDLITMVDSFGRSCPRLRNIHIASIQLSHAVVLSLTSANLRGLRMLSLVLGSEITDASVAAITSSYANLELLDLSGSSISDSGIGMICNVLPRTLSRLLLALCPNVTSSGIQFAAAQLPLLQLIDCGMTICDPSVQNATIDENGNSGHELNNQQKVTNTKLHPMYQKLIIKHARLKKLSLWGCSGLDALYLNCPELNDLNLNSCTNLHPERLLLQCPSLQSVHASECPDKLVGAIQSQVFNDFAAEEDHFLRKRLADASKRVQVPHFVTPQSSDDEKGRRAWQPRCAVHID, encoded by the exons atgcTCCCGCAGCAGCAGCACCATCCCATCACTCCCACAAACGCGGCGATCCTCGCACCCCTCAAGCGCGGCAAGAAGCGCGGCAGCTACAACTGCGGCCGCTGCGGCCTCCCCAAAAAGGGCCATTCCTGCCACATTACCACCGATCCGACCGTCCCACCTTCCCTCACCCCTCCCCCTCCACGTCAGCAGCTCCGCCGCTCCCTCTCCTTCGACGATGATGTCGATTTCGCCCACGTAGCTGCACCGTCCGACGAGGACGAGGACATGGACGACGCCTCATCACCGTCCTCGGCCTGTCTGGCCGAGGTCCTGAGGCGACTCCCACCCTCGGCCCTGCTGTCGGCCGCGCAGGTCTCCAGGGAGTGGAGAGACTGCGCGAAACGCGTGTGGCGTGCGGCTGAGGAGCTTCGTTTGCGGGTCCCATCAATGTCGAAAGTAGGGTTTGTTGGATCGGTGCTCCGCAGGTGTACGGGACTTGTTAGACTCTCACTGAGGATGGAAAG TGATTTGGACGCGACAATGTTGGCATGTGTTGCATTCTCATGTCCAAATCTCGAAGCCTTGGAGATCAGTACGGGTGATTCTGCCATCAACCGGATTACCGG AGATGAATTGGGCCGTTTTGTTGCTGAGAAACGATGtctttcaagccttaaaattgaaGGGTGCACTAGCCTTGGCTTTCTCAGCCTATGTTCCACAAGTCTGTCAACGCTCTGGCTTTCGGACCTTCACTCCATGTCCAAAATG GCCTTCAACTGTCCTAATTTGAAGGAGCTTTCCCTTGATTTTTCCCGCCAAGAGAATGACTCTACTGATCTTATCACCATGGTGGATAGTTTTGGAAGGAGCTGCCCGAGATTGAGAAACATACATATTGCATCTATTCAACTGTCTCATGCTGTTGTGCTTTCTCTGACAAGTGCAAATTTGAG GGGCTTGCGCATGCTTTCATTGGTACTTGGTTCTGAAATCACAGATGCATCTGTGGCTGCAATCACTTCCAGCTATGCAAACCTGGAGTTGCTTGATCTGAGTGG ATCAAGCATCAGTGATAGCGGGATTGGAATGATCTGCAATGTTTTACCCCGTACATTGTCTAGACTACTACTTGCCCTTTGTCCTAACGTCACTTCAA GTGGCATACAATTTGCTGCAGCCCAACTGCCGCTTCTACAACTCATTGATTGTGGGATGACCATTTGCGACCCTAGTGTTCAAAACGCAACCATTGATGAAAATGGTAACTCTGGCCATGAACTAAATAATCAGCAGAAAGTAACCAACACCAAGCTACACCCAATGTACCAGAAGCTGATCATCAAACATGCGCGGTTGAAGAAGCTCAGCCTATGGGGTTGTTCTGGTTTGGAT GCTCTTTATCTGAATTGCCCGGAGCTTAACGACCTGAATCTCAATTCATGTACAAACTTGCATCCAG AGAGGTTGCTACTTCAGTGTCCCAGTCTTCAAAGTGTACATGCTTCTGAATGTCCAGATAAGTTGGTTGGGGCAATTCAAAGTCAG GTTTTCAATGATTTTGCTGCTGAGGAAGATCACTTTCTGCGGAAGCGATTGGCAGATGCTTCCAAGAGAGTGCAGGTTCCCCATTTTGTCACACCACAG TCATCTGATGATGAGAAGGGAAGGAGGGCCTGGCAACCAAGGTGTGCAGTGCACATTGACTGA